One genomic region from Streptomyces sp. NBC_00582 encodes:
- a CDS encoding FdhF/YdeP family oxidoreductase — protein MATKPPKADPVQDAPEVAQPKHSAAGLPAVGHSLRIAQQQMGVRRTALTLLRVNQKNGFDCPGCAWPEPDHRHAAEFCENGAKAVAEEATLRRVTPEFFAAHPVDDLATRSGYWLGQQGRLTHPMYLPEGGTHYEPVTWERAFDIIAEETAALASPDEAVFYTSGRTSNEAAFLYQLFARELGTNNLPDCSNMCHESSGSALTETIGIGKGSVLLEDLYRADLIIVAGQNPGTNHPRMLSALEKAKAGGAKIISVNPLPEAGLERFKNPQTPQGMLKGAALTDLFLQIRIGGDQALFRLLNKLVLETEGAVDETFVAEHTHGFEEFAEVARAADWDETLTATGLTRAEIEETLRMVLASERTIVCWAMGLTQHKHSVPTIREVVNLLLLRGNIGRPGAGVCPVRGHSNVQGDRTMGIFERPAPAFLDALEREFGFAPPRGHGFDVVRAIRALRDGEAKLFFAMGGNFVAASPDTDVTEAAMRRARLTVHVSTKLNRSHVVTGARALILPTLGRTERDLQGGGEQFVTVEDSMGMVHASRGRLAPASAHLLSEPAIVSRLARRVLGEDSKVPWEEFEKDYATIRDRIARVIPGFEDFNARVAHPGGFALPHAPRDERRFPTATGKANFTAAPVEYPKLPEGRLLLQTLRSHDQYNTTIYGLDDRYRGIRNGRRVVLVNPEDARAFGLADGSYVDLVGEWRDGVERRAPGFRVVLYPTTRGCAAAYYPETNVLVPLDATADTSNTPASKSVVVRLEQSSTD, from the coding sequence ATGGCAACGAAGCCGCCCAAGGCTGATCCGGTCCAGGACGCGCCAGAGGTCGCCCAGCCGAAGCACTCGGCGGCGGGCCTGCCGGCCGTCGGACACTCCCTGCGGATCGCCCAGCAGCAGATGGGTGTCCGGCGCACCGCGCTGACCCTGCTGCGGGTCAACCAGAAGAACGGCTTCGACTGCCCCGGCTGCGCCTGGCCCGAGCCGGACCACCGGCACGCCGCGGAGTTCTGCGAGAACGGCGCGAAGGCGGTGGCGGAGGAGGCGACCCTGCGCCGGGTCACCCCGGAGTTCTTCGCCGCCCACCCCGTCGACGACCTCGCCACCCGCAGCGGCTACTGGCTCGGCCAGCAGGGGCGGCTCACCCACCCCATGTACCTCCCCGAGGGCGGCACGCACTACGAGCCGGTCACCTGGGAGCGCGCCTTCGACATCATCGCCGAGGAGACCGCCGCCCTCGCCTCCCCCGACGAGGCCGTCTTCTACACCTCGGGCCGCACCAGCAACGAGGCCGCGTTCCTCTACCAGCTCTTCGCGCGCGAGCTCGGCACGAACAACCTGCCCGACTGCTCCAACATGTGCCACGAGTCCTCCGGCTCCGCCCTGACGGAGACCATCGGCATCGGCAAGGGCAGCGTCCTGCTGGAGGACCTCTACCGGGCCGACCTGATCATCGTCGCCGGCCAGAACCCGGGCACGAACCACCCGCGGATGCTCTCCGCCCTGGAGAAGGCCAAGGCGGGAGGCGCGAAGATCATCAGCGTCAACCCGCTGCCCGAGGCGGGCCTGGAGCGGTTCAAGAACCCGCAGACCCCGCAGGGCATGCTCAAGGGCGCCGCGCTCACCGATCTGTTCCTGCAGATCCGCATCGGCGGCGACCAGGCCCTCTTCCGGCTCCTCAACAAGCTCGTCCTCGAGACGGAGGGCGCCGTCGACGAGACGTTCGTCGCCGAGCACACCCACGGCTTCGAGGAGTTCGCCGAGGTGGCCCGCGCCGCGGACTGGGACGAGACGCTCACCGCGACCGGCCTCACGCGCGCGGAGATCGAGGAGACCCTGCGCATGGTGCTCGCCTCCGAGCGCACCATCGTCTGCTGGGCCATGGGCCTCACCCAGCACAAGCACTCCGTGCCCACCATCCGCGAGGTGGTCAACCTCCTCCTCCTGCGCGGCAACATCGGCCGGCCGGGCGCGGGCGTGTGCCCGGTGCGCGGCCACTCCAACGTGCAGGGCGACCGGACCATGGGCATCTTCGAGCGGCCCGCCCCGGCCTTCCTCGACGCCCTGGAGAGGGAGTTCGGCTTCGCGCCGCCGCGCGGGCACGGCTTCGACGTGGTGCGCGCCATCCGCGCCCTGCGCGACGGCGAGGCGAAGCTGTTCTTCGCCATGGGCGGCAACTTCGTCGCCGCCTCCCCCGACACCGACGTCACCGAGGCGGCCATGCGGCGCGCCCGGCTGACCGTGCACGTGTCGACCAAGCTGAACCGCTCCCACGTCGTCACGGGCGCGCGGGCGCTGATCCTGCCGACGCTCGGCCGCACCGAGCGGGACCTCCAGGGCGGCGGCGAGCAGTTCGTGACGGTCGAGGACTCCATGGGCATGGTGCACGCCTCACGCGGCCGTCTGGCCCCCGCGAGCGCCCATCTGCTGTCCGAGCCCGCCATCGTCAGCCGGCTGGCCCGCCGGGTCCTCGGCGAGGACAGCAAGGTGCCGTGGGAGGAGTTCGAGAAGGACTACGCGACGATCCGTGACCGGATAGCGCGCGTGATCCCCGGCTTCGAGGACTTCAACGCGCGCGTGGCCCACCCGGGCGGCTTCGCGCTCCCGCACGCCCCGCGCGACGAGCGCCGCTTCCCGACGGCCACCGGCAAGGCCAACTTCACCGCCGCGCCCGTCGAGTACCCGAAGCTGCCCGAGGGCCGGCTGCTGCTGCAGACGCTGCGCTCGCACGACCAGTACAACACCACGATCTACGGCCTGGACGACCGCTACCGGGGCATCAGGAACGGCCGAAGGGTCGTCCTGGTCAACCCCGAGGACGCGCGCGCGTTCGGGCTCGCGGACGGGTCGTACGTGGACCTGGTCGGCGAGTGGCGGGACGGCGTGGAGCGGCGGGCGCCCGGTTTCCGGGTCGTGCTGTACCCGACGACCCGGGGCTGCGCGGCGGCGTACTACCCGGAGACGAACGTGCTGGTCCCGCTGGACGCCACCGCCGACACGAGCAACACCCCTGCCAGCAAGTCCGTCGTGGTGCGTCTGGAACAATCGTCGACCGACTGA
- the polA gene encoding DNA polymerase I, translating to MAETASKKTETPDGGSRPRLMLMDGHSLAYRAFFALPAENFTTATGQPTNAIYGFASMLANTLRDEAPTHFAVAFDVSRKTWRSEEFTEYKANRSKTPDEFKGQVELIGELLDAMHVSRFAVDGFEADDVIATLATQAEAEGFEVLIVTGDRDSFQLVTEHTTVLYPTKGVSELTRFTPEKVFEKYGLTPAQYPDFAALRGDPSDNLPGIPGVGEKTAAKWINQFGSFADLVERVEEVKGKAGQNLRDHLEAVKLNRRLTEMVRTVELPKAVTDLERAPYDRTAVALVLDTLEIRNPSLRERLLAVDPGGAEAETTPVITAGVELDGTVLGTGELAGWLADHAEQALGVATVDTWALGAGSVAEVALATADGPAAWFDPSRLDEADERAWAAWLADADRPKVLHNAKGAMRVCAEHGWSVAGVRMDTALAAYLVKPGRRSFDLDALSLEYLGRELAPAAAADGQLAFGADDGAEAEALMVQARAILDLGEAFRGKLEEVGAADLLQDMELPTSALLARMERHGIAADRAHLEAMEQMFAGAVQQAVKEAHAAAGHEFNLGSPKQLQEVLFGELALPKTKKTKTGYTTDADALAWLAGQTDNELPVIMLRHREQAKLRVTVEGLIKTIAADGRIHTTFNQTVAATGRLSSTDPNLQNIPVRTDEGRAIRRGFVVGEGFESLMTADYSQIELRVMAHLSEDEGLIRAFTSGEDLHTTAASQVFAVEPTAVDAEMRRKIKAMSYGLAYGLSAFGLSQQLNIEAGEARALMDAYFERFGGVRDYLRRAVDEARATGYTATLFGRRRYLPDLNSDNRQRREAAERMALNAPIQGTAADIVKIAMLKVDGALRAAGHTSRMLLQVHDEIVLEIAPGERAAVEELVRREMSEAVHLRAPLDVSVGAGPDWESAAH from the coding sequence GTGGCAGAGACAGCATCGAAGAAGACCGAGACCCCCGACGGCGGCAGCCGCCCGCGCCTGATGCTCATGGACGGGCACTCGCTGGCCTACCGCGCGTTCTTCGCGCTGCCCGCGGAGAACTTCACCACCGCGACGGGCCAGCCGACGAACGCGATCTACGGCTTCGCGTCGATGCTGGCCAACACCCTGCGTGACGAGGCGCCCACGCACTTCGCGGTCGCCTTCGACGTCTCCCGCAAGACCTGGCGCTCCGAGGAGTTCACCGAGTACAAGGCGAACCGCTCGAAGACCCCGGACGAGTTCAAGGGCCAGGTCGAGCTGATCGGCGAGCTGCTCGACGCGATGCACGTCTCGCGTTTCGCCGTCGACGGCTTCGAGGCCGACGACGTCATCGCCACGCTCGCCACCCAGGCCGAGGCCGAGGGCTTCGAGGTGCTGATCGTCACCGGCGACCGCGACTCCTTCCAGCTCGTCACCGAGCACACGACCGTCCTCTATCCGACGAAGGGCGTCTCCGAGCTGACGCGGTTCACCCCGGAGAAGGTCTTCGAGAAGTACGGACTGACGCCCGCCCAGTACCCCGACTTCGCGGCGCTGCGCGGCGACCCGTCCGACAACCTCCCGGGCATCCCGGGCGTCGGCGAGAAGACGGCCGCGAAGTGGATCAACCAGTTCGGCTCGTTCGCCGATCTCGTCGAGCGCGTCGAGGAGGTCAAGGGCAAGGCAGGGCAGAACCTCCGCGACCACCTGGAGGCGGTCAAGCTCAACCGCCGCCTCACCGAGATGGTCCGCACCGTGGAGCTGCCGAAGGCGGTCACCGACCTGGAGCGCGCCCCGTACGACCGCACGGCCGTCGCGCTGGTCCTGGACACCCTGGAGATCAGGAACCCCTCCCTGCGCGAGCGGCTCCTGGCCGTCGACCCGGGCGGCGCCGAGGCCGAGACGACCCCCGTGATCACCGCCGGCGTCGAGCTGGACGGCACCGTGCTGGGCACGGGCGAGCTGGCCGGCTGGCTCGCCGACCACGCCGAGCAGGCCCTCGGCGTCGCCACCGTCGACACCTGGGCGCTGGGCGCCGGCTCGGTCGCCGAGGTCGCCCTGGCCACCGCCGACGGCCCGGCCGCCTGGTTCGACCCCTCCCGGCTCGACGAGGCCGACGAGCGGGCCTGGGCGGCCTGGCTGGCCGACGCGGACCGCCCCAAGGTCCTGCACAACGCCAAGGGCGCCATGCGCGTGTGCGCCGAGCACGGCTGGTCCGTCGCCGGCGTCCGCATGGACACCGCCCTCGCCGCCTACCTGGTCAAGCCCGGCCGCCGCTCCTTCGACCTCGACGCGCTGTCCCTGGAGTACCTGGGCCGTGAACTGGCGCCCGCCGCCGCGGCCGACGGCCAGCTCGCCTTCGGCGCGGACGACGGCGCCGAGGCCGAGGCCCTCATGGTGCAGGCCCGCGCGATCCTCGACCTCGGCGAGGCCTTCCGCGGCAAGCTGGAGGAGGTCGGCGCGGCGGACCTGCTCCAGGACATGGAACTGCCCACCTCCGCCCTCCTCGCCCGCATGGAGCGGCACGGCATCGCCGCCGACCGCGCCCATCTCGAGGCCATGGAGCAGATGTTCGCCGGAGCCGTCCAGCAGGCCGTCAAGGAAGCGCACGCGGCCGCGGGCCACGAGTTCAACCTCGGCTCGCCCAAGCAGCTCCAGGAGGTCCTCTTCGGCGAACTGGCCCTGCCCAAGACCAAGAAGACCAAGACCGGCTACACCACCGACGCCGACGCCCTGGCCTGGCTCGCCGGCCAGACGGACAACGAACTGCCCGTCATCATGCTCCGCCACCGCGAGCAGGCGAAGCTCCGCGTCACCGTCGAGGGCCTGATCAAGACCATCGCCGCCGACGGCCGCATCCACACCACCTTCAACCAGACCGTCGCCGCGACCGGCCGGCTGTCGTCCACCGACCCCAACCTCCAGAACATCCCGGTCCGCACCGACGAGGGCCGCGCGATCCGCCGCGGCTTCGTCGTCGGCGAGGGCTTCGAGTCCCTGATGACCGCCGACTACAGCCAGATCGAGCTGCGCGTGATGGCCCACCTCTCCGAGGACGAGGGCCTGATCCGGGCGTTCACCTCCGGCGAGGACCTGCACACCACGGCCGCCTCCCAGGTGTTCGCCGTCGAACCGACCGCGGTGGACGCGGAGATGCGCCGCAAGATCAAGGCCATGTCCTACGGCCTGGCCTACGGTCTGTCGGCGTTCGGCCTCTCCCAGCAGCTCAACATCGAGGCGGGCGAGGCCCGTGCGCTGATGGACGCCTACTTCGAGCGCTTCGGCGGCGTCCGCGACTATCTGCGCCGCGCCGTCGACGAGGCCCGGGCGACCGGCTACACGGCGACCCTCTTCGGCCGCCGCCGCTACCTCCCCGACCTCAACAGCGACAACCGCCAGCGCCGTGAGGCGGCCGAGCGGATGGCGCTCAACGCGCCCATCCAGGGCACCGCGGCCGACATCGTCAAGATCGCCATGCTCAAGGTGGACGGCGCCCTGCGCGCGGCGGGCCACACCTCCCGCATGCTGCTCCAGGTCCACGACGAAATCGTCCTGGAGATCGCCCCCGGCGAGCGCGCGGCCGTGGAGGAACTGGTCCGCCGCGAGATGTCCGAAGCGGTCCACCTCAGGGCTCCCCTGGACGTCTCGGTGGGCGCGGGCCCGGACTGGGAGTCGGCGGCGCACTAG
- a CDS encoding DUF4184 family protein, whose protein sequence is MPFTLSHAAAVLPAVRPDGTGRGRLVPAVLVAGSFAPDLTYYAASVLSAAMEFGEVTHSFPGVFTVDVLMTWTLVGLWLLVREPLVALLPRSRQARTAALTRCGAPRARVRPATVAWWYVSAVLGSLTHVVWDAFTHLDRWGMRLFPVLGETVAGSPLYWYLQYGGSAVAAVVIAVFVVLALRRAPVGGPVGVPALSARDRWLAAAVIGGCALVGAVRRVSRWWAYWEPRGAKPWELIPTVCFGAGAGLVLGLLLYAVAVRVWRPVPGDAAGGRPDGVSVGRSRQGVR, encoded by the coding sequence TTGCCGTTCACTCTGAGCCACGCGGCGGCTGTCCTGCCGGCGGTGCGCCCCGACGGAACCGGCCGTGGACGGCTGGTTCCGGCCGTTCTCGTGGCGGGTTCCTTCGCCCCCGATCTGACGTACTACGCGGCGAGCGTCCTGTCCGCGGCCATGGAGTTCGGTGAGGTCACCCACTCCTTTCCCGGTGTCTTCACCGTCGACGTGCTCATGACCTGGACGCTGGTGGGGCTCTGGCTGCTGGTGCGCGAACCGCTGGTGGCGCTGCTGCCGCGGTCCCGGCAGGCGCGGACGGCCGCGCTCACCCGCTGTGGGGCGCCACGCGCGCGCGTGCGGCCCGCCACGGTGGCGTGGTGGTACGTCTCCGCGGTGCTCGGCTCGCTGACCCACGTGGTGTGGGACGCCTTCACCCATCTCGACCGCTGGGGCATGCGGCTGTTCCCGGTGCTGGGCGAGACGGTGGCGGGCTCGCCGCTGTACTGGTATCTGCAGTACGGCGGTTCGGCCGTGGCCGCCGTCGTGATCGCCGTGTTCGTGGTGCTCGCGCTGCGCCGGGCGCCGGTGGGCGGGCCGGTGGGGGTGCCGGCGCTGTCCGCGCGGGACCGGTGGCTGGCGGCCGCGGTGATCGGCGGCTGCGCGCTGGTGGGGGCCGTGCGGCGGGTGTCGCGGTGGTGGGCGTACTGGGAGCCGCGCGGCGCGAAGCCGTGGGAGCTGATCCCGACGGTCTGCTTCGGGGCGGGCGCGGGCCTGGTGCTGGGGCTGCTGCTGTACGCCGTCGCCGTGCGTGTGTGGCGTCCGGTCCCCGGGGACGCGGCGGGCGGGCGGCCCGACGGGGTCAGCGTGGGGCGGAGCCGTCAGGGCGTGCGCTGA
- a CDS encoding lytic transglycosylase domain-containing protein — MSSAHFGRRLRKGAVNTTVAALAVAALAASQAPDVTAGGVSGSGQAAADTPAAADASTDGSATGNSPYYTDLPPLNSPNPAPSESATTSPVGTGSSEAGIPATVLDAYKKAEAELAQSKPGCNLPWQLLAAIGKVESGQARGGNVSADGTTLSPILGPVLDGNGFANISDTDNGAYDGDSTYDRAVGPMQFIPSTWAWAGRDGNDDGKKDPNNIYDAALAAGHYLCRNNWDMSTTSGMRSAILSYNNSTAYYNTVMSWLEYYRKGTHSIPDGTGTVPSGRSDDEPSTPSTPSTPSTPSAPSTPSTPSTPSSPTPTPTDTVDHLENAGGTAAFTAMAGDAFTTKVSTRAETAAGKAVAKVRVRFTVVGDTDLTFAGGESVATVATNSKGVAVAPALQAGEKTGTFTVRATIVGRTITALDYKATVTARAADALARTTDAAPTCVAGGEFADQVEVKATYKGAVADKVAATATLIKSADDPTANDKGPYFKDASGNPVRTLTNLQTDANGVLQLPKLYADDTAGTYLLRITTTGGATLTVELTVTASVSTTPDPTPSESASASASPSASASASASATASASESSSTSGS; from the coding sequence ATGTCGTCGGCGCATTTCGGCAGGAGGCTGCGCAAGGGAGCGGTCAACACCACCGTGGCCGCACTGGCGGTCGCGGCGCTGGCCGCGTCCCAGGCACCGGACGTGACCGCGGGCGGGGTGAGCGGAAGCGGACAGGCCGCCGCCGACACCCCGGCGGCAGCGGACGCGAGCACCGACGGCAGCGCCACCGGCAACTCGCCGTACTACACGGACCTGCCGCCGCTGAACAGCCCGAACCCCGCGCCCAGCGAGAGCGCCACGACCAGCCCGGTCGGCACCGGCAGTTCCGAGGCGGGCATCCCCGCGACCGTCCTGGACGCCTACAAGAAGGCCGAGGCCGAGCTGGCGCAGTCCAAGCCCGGCTGCAACCTGCCGTGGCAACTCCTCGCCGCGATCGGCAAGGTCGAGTCCGGCCAGGCCCGCGGCGGCAACGTCAGCGCCGACGGCACCACCCTCTCGCCGATCCTCGGCCCGGTCCTCGACGGCAACGGCTTCGCCAACATCAGCGACACCGACAACGGCGCCTACGACGGCGACAGCACCTACGACCGGGCCGTCGGCCCCATGCAGTTCATCCCGTCCACCTGGGCGTGGGCCGGCCGCGACGGCAACGACGACGGCAAGAAGGACCCCAACAACATCTACGACGCCGCGCTCGCCGCCGGCCACTACCTGTGCCGCAACAACTGGGACATGTCCACCACCTCGGGCATGCGCAGCGCGATCCTCAGCTACAACAACTCGACGGCCTACTACAACACCGTCATGTCGTGGCTGGAGTACTACCGCAAGGGCACGCACTCCATCCCCGACGGCACCGGCACCGTGCCCTCCGGCCGCAGCGACGACGAACCGAGCACGCCGTCCACCCCGTCGACGCCCAGCACGCCGTCGGCCCCGAGCACGCCCAGCACCCCGTCGACGCCGAGCAGCCCGACGCCCACGCCGACCGACACGGTCGACCACCTCGAGAACGCGGGCGGCACGGCCGCGTTCACCGCCATGGCGGGCGACGCCTTCACCACGAAGGTCAGCACCCGCGCGGAGACCGCGGCCGGCAAGGCCGTCGCCAAGGTCCGGGTCCGCTTCACCGTCGTCGGCGACACCGACCTCACGTTCGCGGGCGGCGAGAGCGTCGCCACGGTCGCCACCAACAGCAAGGGCGTGGCCGTCGCGCCCGCGCTCCAGGCGGGCGAGAAGACCGGCACGTTCACCGTCCGCGCCACCATCGTGGGCCGCACGATCACCGCCCTCGACTACAAGGCCACCGTTACCGCGCGCGCCGCCGACGCCCTCGCCCGCACCACCGACGCCGCGCCGACCTGCGTCGCCGGCGGCGAGTTCGCCGACCAGGTCGAGGTGAAGGCCACCTACAAGGGCGCCGTGGCCGACAAGGTCGCCGCCACGGCCACCCTGATCAAGTCGGCCGACGACCCGACCGCCAACGACAAGGGCCCCTACTTCAAGGACGCCTCCGGCAACCCGGTCCGCACCCTGACGAACCTGCAGACCGACGCGAACGGCGTCCTCCAGCTGCCGAAGCTGTACGCGGACGACACCGCCGGCACGTACCTGCTGCGCATCACCACCACCGGCGGAGCGACCCTCACGGTCGAACTGACCGTCACGGCCTCGGTGTCCACGACCCCGGACCCGACGCCCAGCGAGTCCGCCTCCGCGAGCGCCTCCCCGAGTGCGAGCGCGAGTGCGAGCGCGAGTGCCACCGCCTCGGCGAGCGAGTCGTCGTCCACCTCCGGGTCGTAG
- a CDS encoding SPW_0924 family protein, with translation MRALIAAATGLAVALALVLTLSAIGTPTGTTSPKPLLTTVPAHP, from the coding sequence ATGCGCGCCCTGATCGCCGCGGCGACCGGTCTCGCCGTCGCGCTCGCCCTCGTCCTGACCCTCTCCGCGATCGGCACACCCACCGGCACGACGTCACCGAAACCGCTGCTGACCACCGTGCCCGCCCACCCGTAA
- a CDS encoding DUF3068 domain-containing protein: MRRKTSLVLLALAVFCAALAPLVRWYAFPRLAKIPANEYQTMVLEARNATLLDYGTMTARTVPKVTIVQTLKGDVAASEKIERTAGRDVVVWDGLSYIQGPDGKMVSKVPERYIFDAHTQEPVHATGEMVDGDPVRREGIEFKWPFLTEKRDYQYFDAQTRTSNPIHYKGTQDFRGVKVYYFEQTIPWTEVSMPKTMPVAGITPETVAKTGTTRWYTTVRRFWVEPLTGAPVYGEEIHREELRGGTLLGGRAKVTAFAGHVKMREDYTEHTVALVKHNRTLVLLMTSYLPWGSLTLGVLLLALALFLEARGRRPLGPPPARTTAREPVSA, from the coding sequence ATGCGCCGCAAGACAAGCCTGGTCCTGCTCGCCCTCGCCGTGTTCTGCGCGGCCCTGGCCCCCCTGGTGCGCTGGTACGCCTTCCCGCGCCTGGCCAAGATCCCGGCGAACGAGTACCAGACGATGGTCCTGGAGGCGAGGAACGCCACCCTCCTCGACTACGGCACCATGACCGCCCGCACGGTCCCCAAGGTGACGATCGTGCAGACCCTCAAGGGCGATGTCGCGGCCTCCGAGAAGATAGAGAGGACGGCCGGCCGGGACGTCGTCGTCTGGGACGGCCTCTCCTACATCCAGGGCCCCGACGGCAAGATGGTCTCCAAGGTCCCCGAGCGCTACATCTTCGACGCCCACACCCAGGAGCCCGTCCACGCCACCGGCGAGATGGTCGACGGCGACCCGGTCCGCCGCGAGGGCATCGAGTTCAAGTGGCCGTTCCTGACGGAGAAGCGCGACTACCAGTACTTCGACGCCCAGACCCGCACCAGCAACCCCATCCACTACAAGGGCACCCAGGACTTCCGCGGGGTGAAGGTCTACTACTTCGAGCAGACCATCCCCTGGACCGAGGTCTCCATGCCGAAGACGATGCCCGTCGCCGGCATCACCCCCGAGACCGTCGCCAAGACCGGCACCACCCGCTGGTACACCACCGTCCGCAGGTTCTGGGTGGAACCGCTCACCGGCGCGCCCGTCTACGGCGAGGAGATCCACCGCGAGGAACTGCGCGGCGGCACCCTCCTCGGCGGCCGCGCCAAGGTCACGGCGTTCGCCGGCCATGTGAAGATGCGCGAGGACTACACCGAGCACACCGTCGCCCTGGTCAAGCACAACCGCACCCTGGTCCTGCTGATGACCTCCTACCTGCCCTGGGGCTCCCTCACCCTCGGCGTCCTGCTCCTCGCCCTCGCCCTCTTCCTGGAGGCCCGCGGCCGCCGCCCGCTCGGTCCGCCCCCGGCACGGACGACCGCCCGCGAGCCGGTCAGCGCCTGA